A single region of the Montipora capricornis isolate CH-2021 chromosome 13, ASM3666992v2, whole genome shotgun sequence genome encodes:
- the LOC138028372 gene encoding 26S proteasome regulatory subunit 6B, producing MEEIGIIVQSQDSSRPTTASSNPLSTLDPDVDDLYIKYKKLQKQLEFLKVQEEYIKDEQKNLKKELLHAQEEVKRIQSVPLVIGQFLEAVDQNTGIVGSTTGSNYYIRILSTIDRELLKPSASVALHKHSNALVDVLPPEADSSIAMLTADEKPNVAYADIGGMDIQKQEMREAVELPLTHFELYKQIGIDPPRGVLMYGPPGCGKTMLAKAVAHHTTAAFIRVVGSEFVQKYLGEGPRMVRDVFRLAKENAPAIIFIDEIDAIATKRFDAQTGADREVQRILLELLNQMDGFDQNVNVKVIMATNRHDTLDPALLRPGRLDRKIEFPMPDRRQKRLIFSTITAKMNLSEEVDLEDYVARPDKISGADINAICQEAGMQAVRENRYVILAKDFEKGYKNNVKKDEQEHEFYK from the exons ATGGAGGAAATAGGAATCATAGTTCAAAGCCAG GATTCAAGTCGTCCAACGACTGCTTCAAGCAACCCCTTATCCACTTTAGACCCAGACGTGGATGATCTTTACATAAAATACAAGAAGCTGCAAAAGCAGTTGGAATTTCTCAAAGTACAGGAAGAGTAtatcaaagacgaacaaaaaaatctgaaaaaggaGCTACTTCACGCCCAGGAGGAAGTAAAGAGAATCCAGTCTGTTCCTCTTGTCATTGGTCAGTTTCTGGAAGCCGTAGATCAAAATACTGGAATCGTGGGCTCCACTACAG GTTCCAATTATTATATCCGCATCCTCAGTACCATAGACAGAGAGCTGTTAAAACCAAGTGCATCTGTAGCCCTTCACAAGCATTCCAATGCGCTGGTCGATGTCCTTCCTCCAGAAGCTGACAGCAGTATAGCAATGTTAACTGCTGATGAAAAGCCTAATGTCGCTTATGCTGACATTGGTGGAATGGACATTCAGAAACAGGAAATGAGGGAGGCAGTAGAACTTCCTCTGACGCATTTTGAGCTCTACAAACAAATCGGAATTGACCCTCCCCGGGGTGTACTTATGTATGGTCCCCCTGGTTGTGGCAAGACCATGTTAGCAAAGGCAGTTGCCCATCACACGACGGCTGCCTTCATTCGTGTGGTAGGCTCAGAGTTTGTGCAAAAATATCTAGGCGAGGGACCAAGGATGGTGCGAGATGTCTTTCGtttggcaaaagaaaatgcACCGGCTATAATATTTATTGACGAAATTGATGCTATTGCTACCAAGAGATTTGATGCTCAAACAGGAG CTGACAGAGAAGTTCAAAGAATATTGCTAGAGCTGCTCAATCAGATGGATGGCTTTGATCAGAATGTTAATGTTAAG GTGATCATGGCAACAAATCGTCATGACACACTTGATCCTGCCCTGCTGCGCCCAGGTCGCTTAGATCGTAAGATAGAGTTCCCCATGCCAGACAGGAGACAAAAACGACTTATTTTCTCCACCATCACTGCAAAGATGAACCTGTCTGAAGAGGTGGATTTAGAAGATT ATGTTGCTAGACCAGACAAAATCAGCGGTGCAGATATCAATGCCATTTGTCAAGAG GCTGGAATGCAGGCTGTGAGAGAGAATCGCTATGTTATCTTAGCAAaggattttgagaaaggttACAAGAATAACGTGAAGAAAGATGAGCAGGAACACGAGTTTTATAAATAG
- the LOC138029339 gene encoding beta-1,4-galactosyltransferase galt-1-like: MTRRQMKKLLKKISFVIAVGLLFVSSLLIVSLNSSLDQKSDTLVISTMKFEGFKSTAVQNALQQFSAENVQEKDAKAENTAPLEVVIPLVEIPRSKDCFNVPKDKMQNLNFYELQPGNVIGSAFLDFRFKAQTFVRFISFLPAYGELTQLYCHFMDSERQELISSIVEIEELGTNMGYAYQGFLSTCELPDEIDSYTLCSVNISTEPAGHDQTAENTRVIPLYLVDRKVNTRTYGLCVPPISGDISAERLVEFLELSQILGVSHITFYVSKVTGNTLAILRYFAEKGLATILFWELPQIIASNVQDNGQTTALNDCLYRNLERFDYVAFNGLDEFIVPFQHQIVPQIIQEIINEDVAGYCFQSFFFYTGKCVIRDSQTLLYTQNCTFRAKTPTQTMSRCIANIKRVSSLDFNGISSPTETYYTVNNLEPSLGYVFHYDKCYSNCDDLHQDLTMKKYRHELETKVNETLIALRYSGLI, translated from the coding sequence ATGACAAGAAGACAAATgaagaaacttttaaaaaagatttCCTTTGTTATAGCAGTTGGTTTACTGTTCGTGTCGTCGCTTTTAATCGTTTCATTAAACTCCAGTTTGGATCAAAAGAGCGATACTTTGGTGATATCGACCATGAAATTCGAGGGTTTCAAGTCAACAGCAGTTCAAAATGCCCTACAGCAGTTTTCCGCCGAGAATGTGCAAGAAAAAGACGCTAAAGCCGAAAACACAGCGCCATTGGAGGTCGTGATTCCTCTCGTTGAAATCCCACGTTCCAAAGATTGTTTCAATGTACCAAAGGACAAAATGCAGAACTTGAACTTTTACGAGCTTCAACCAGGAAACGTGATTGGTTCTGCTTTCTTAGACTTTCGGTTTAAGGCACAAACGTTCGTTCGTTTTATTTCCTTCTTGCCAGCTTATGGCGAATTAACGCAGCTTTATTGTCATTTTATGGACTCGGAGAGACAGGAATTAATTAGCAGTATTGTGGAAATCGAAGAACTTGGAACAAACATGGGCTACGCATACCAAGGATTTCTCTCCACGTGTGAGTTACCTGACGAAATTGATAGTTATACTTTATGTTCGGTAAATATTTCTACTGAACCCGCAGGGCACGATCAGACAGCAGAAAACACCAGAGTAATTCCTTTATATCTTGTTGACCGTAAGGTTAATACCAGAACTTATGGTCTTTGCGTTCCTCCAATATCAGGCGACATATCCGCTGAAAGACTTGTAGAGTTCCTAGAGCTGTCTCAGATTTTGGGTGTGTCCCACATAACCTTCTACGTCTCCAAAGTCACAGGTAATACTCTAGCGATTCTCCGTTATTTCGCAGAGAAAGGCTTAGCAACTATTTTGTTCTGGGAATTGCCACAGATTATTGCTTCTAATGTTCAAGACAATGGGCAGACAACAGCTCTTAATGACTGCCTGTACAGAAATTTGGAACGGTTCGACTACGTAGCATTTAACGGACTGGACGAGTTTATAGTCCCGTTTCAACATCAAATAGTTCCACAAATCATTCAGGAAATTATCAACGAGGATGTAGCTGGTTACTGCtttcaaagttttttcttttacacCGGCAAATGTGTAATTAGAGATTCGCAAACGCTACTATACACACAAAACTGCACTTTCAGGGCTAAAACACCAACCCAAACGATGTCAAGATGCATCGCAAATATCAAGAGAGTTTCATCTTTAGATTTCAATGGCATTTCAAGCCCCACAGAAACTTACTATACCGTGAATAACCTGGAACCGAGCCTCGGTTACGTGTTTCATTATGATAAATGCTATAGCAACTGCGACGATTTACACCAGGACCTCACGATGAAAAAATACCGTCATGAATTAGAAACAAAGGTTAATGAGACATTGATTGCTTTGAGGTACAGTGGCTTAATATAG